Proteins encoded within one genomic window of Haladaptatus sp. QDMS2:
- the nth gene encoding endonuclease III: MPEEPAANISGGADGGGTAARFASGEPATRAEAVVDRLGDLYWQKQYGGQDAFTCLVRTILSQNTSDVASQPAHDALVDRYGGEDLAVSLADAAHDELAETIQSAGLYNQKATVIIEAAERIVDEYGSAAEFDDLVKGEAPATVRDDLLDIRGVGPKTADCVLLFAGGRTGVFPVDTHVHRIYRRLGIAPADADHEEVRAVLERDVPPEKCGFGHTASIQFGREYCSARKPACLDDPDACPMADRCDQVGVYPERGEVVDPSAAIE, encoded by the coding sequence ATGCCTGAGGAACCCGCAGCGAACATCAGCGGCGGCGCGGACGGTGGCGGAACCGCGGCCCGCTTCGCCAGTGGCGAACCAGCCACCCGCGCCGAGGCCGTCGTCGACCGACTCGGCGACCTGTACTGGCAGAAACAGTACGGCGGGCAAGATGCCTTCACCTGCCTCGTCCGCACCATTCTCAGCCAGAATACGAGCGACGTGGCGAGTCAACCCGCCCACGACGCGCTCGTAGACCGGTACGGGGGTGAGGACCTCGCCGTTTCGCTCGCCGACGCAGCACACGACGAACTGGCGGAGACAATCCAGTCTGCAGGTCTCTACAACCAGAAGGCGACGGTCATCATCGAGGCCGCAGAACGAATCGTAGACGAGTACGGAAGTGCAGCAGAATTCGACGACTTGGTGAAGGGAGAAGCGCCAGCAACCGTCCGCGACGACCTGCTCGACATTCGCGGTGTCGGCCCGAAGACGGCCGATTGCGTCCTCCTGTTCGCAGGCGGACGGACCGGAGTGTTCCCCGTCGATACGCACGTCCATCGCATCTACCGGCGGCTGGGCATCGCGCCTGCTGACGCAGACCACGAGGAAGTCAGAGCCGTCCTCGAACGCGACGTTCCCCCGGAAAAGTGTGGCTTCGGGCACACCGCGAGCATCCAGTTCGGCCGGGAGTACTGTTCAGCACGAAAACCGGCGTGTCTGGACGACCCGGACGCCTGTCCGATGGCGGACCGCTGTGACCAGGTCGGTGTCTATCCGGAACGTGGTGAGGTCGTCGACCCGTCTGCGGCCATCGAATAG
- a CDS encoding DUF371 domain-containing protein, protein MDEVVHAHGHENVSGLHSSTFELTSDDFLTPAGDCILGIEADRVPADFDEAFVEACQSAEATLTATLDVGDLTETVTGRGHSDMTFENDRSLVFRTSEYVDDRTVMVGADKAAADLDRDIVAALAAGTDCTLTLSVE, encoded by the coding sequence ATGGACGAAGTTGTACACGCCCACGGGCACGAGAACGTGTCAGGGCTCCATTCTTCGACGTTCGAACTCACGAGCGACGACTTCCTCACGCCCGCCGGCGACTGCATCCTCGGCATCGAAGCCGACCGCGTCCCCGCCGACTTCGACGAGGCCTTCGTCGAGGCGTGCCAGTCGGCCGAGGCGACGCTCACGGCAACGCTCGACGTTGGCGACCTGACCGAAACGGTCACGGGCCGGGGCCACTCGGATATGACCTTCGAGAACGACCGTAGCCTCGTCTTCCGAACGAGCGAGTACGTGGACGACCGCACAGTGATGGTCGGCGCGGACAAGGCCGCGGCGGACCTGGACCGCGATATCGTGGCCGCGCTCGCAGCCGGCACAGACTGTACGCTCACCCTCTCGGTCGAGTAG
- a CDS encoding coiled-coil protein, with protein MVQTLDQSKNIELTEDDLDTDSKGQLIKLAGQLRDRRNELNQMASERASKRDELNAKTREAVDKAQEHREQRDSLNEQVQEHKKLRNELNAEANELFEKVESMKSDLELDNGKGLEELKKEIEQLEFKQQTEVLSTEDERELIEKIENKREEYQGRKEKLDDNDNLEELVAEAEEVRAEASQHHQKVTELADKAQQHHNEMIEAYREADDIRDKADEMHEKFVEAQEAADQHHNDFVRVQKRLREMDKAEEKERRSAREEKREEAKAEAEEIYQRFKDGETLDTEDLMKLQKTGML; from the coding sequence ATGGTACAAACGCTAGACCAGTCCAAAAACATCGAACTGACAGAAGACGACCTCGACACTGATTCTAAAGGCCAACTCATCAAACTCGCTGGCCAGCTCCGAGACCGACGAAACGAGCTGAATCAGATGGCCTCCGAACGCGCAAGCAAGCGCGACGAACTCAACGCGAAGACTCGTGAGGCCGTAGACAAGGCCCAGGAGCACCGCGAACAGCGTGACTCGCTGAACGAGCAGGTTCAGGAGCACAAGAAGCTCCGCAACGAGCTCAACGCGGAAGCAAACGAGCTGTTCGAGAAGGTCGAGTCGATGAAATCGGACCTCGAACTCGACAACGGCAAAGGCCTCGAGGAGCTCAAGAAGGAAATCGAGCAACTCGAATTCAAACAGCAGACCGAGGTTCTCTCGACCGAAGACGAGCGCGAACTCATCGAGAAAATCGAGAACAAGCGCGAGGAGTATCAGGGCCGCAAAGAGAAACTCGACGACAACGACAATCTCGAAGAACTCGTCGCCGAAGCAGAGGAAGTGCGCGCCGAGGCCAGCCAGCACCACCAGAAGGTGACGGAACTGGCAGACAAGGCCCAGCAGCACCACAACGAGATGATCGAGGCCTACCGCGAGGCCGATGACATCCGTGACAAAGCAGACGAGATGCACGAGAAGTTCGTCGAGGCCCAGGAAGCGGCCGACCAGCACCACAACGACTTCGTGCGCGTCCAGAAGCGCCTCCGCGAGATGGACAAGGCAGAGGAGAAAGAACGCCGCTCCGCCCGCGAGGAGAAGCGCGAGGAAGCCAAGGCAGAAGCCGAGGAAATCTATCAGCGCTTCAAGGACGGCGAGACCCTCGACACCGAGGACCTCATGAAGCTGCAGAAGACCGGGATGCTCTAA
- the sppA gene encoding signal peptide peptidase SppA: protein MATDSDDRRGQVGRILVLLVGAVVALLVGWWAFVVVPGGSLGGVVGVLLTILTVVLGIRLAGRVAQSRFPGYNVAEVAVEGPISRDGGGRFPSTPGGAHADQFVDQIDAANDDQNVNALIVRLNTPGGEVVPSDDIRLAVERFEGPTVAYATDVCASGGYWIASGCDELWARDASIVGSIGVIGSRVNATELADKLGLSYERFAAGKFKDAGTPLKELSEPEREYLQGIIDDLYDHFVSRVTAARDLTEAEVRATEAKVYLGEEALNLGLVDALGTRDDVEDRVAELLGVESVSVVEFTPQRRLVERFSLSAERIAYAAGAGVGRVLTQDGEQGEMNIRL from the coding sequence ATGGCAACAGATAGCGATGACCGACGCGGACAGGTCGGTCGCATCCTCGTTCTTCTCGTCGGCGCGGTCGTGGCGCTCCTCGTCGGCTGGTGGGCGTTCGTCGTCGTCCCCGGCGGGTCGCTCGGCGGCGTCGTCGGCGTCCTCCTGACGATACTGACCGTCGTCCTCGGCATCCGTCTCGCCGGGCGGGTCGCCCAGTCGCGGTTTCCCGGTTACAACGTCGCGGAGGTGGCCGTCGAAGGGCCAATCAGCCGCGACGGCGGGGGGCGATTCCCCTCGACGCCAGGCGGGGCGCACGCAGACCAATTCGTAGACCAGATAGACGCCGCGAACGACGACCAGAACGTAAACGCGCTCATCGTGCGGCTGAACACGCCCGGCGGCGAGGTGGTTCCGAGCGACGACATTCGCCTCGCCGTCGAACGCTTCGAGGGGCCAACCGTTGCGTACGCGACCGACGTGTGTGCGAGCGGTGGCTACTGGATTGCCTCCGGCTGTGACGAACTCTGGGCGCGGGACGCGAGCATCGTCGGCTCCATCGGCGTCATCGGGTCGCGGGTGAACGCGACCGAGCTAGCCGACAAACTCGGTCTCTCCTACGAGCGGTTCGCCGCGGGGAAATTCAAGGACGCGGGCACGCCGCTCAAGGAACTCTCCGAGCCAGAACGCGAGTACCTCCAGGGTATCATCGACGACCTCTACGACCACTTCGTTTCGCGGGTGACCGCCGCACGCGACCTGACGGAGGCGGAGGTGCGAGCCACGGAGGCGAAGGTGTATCTCGGTGAGGAAGCCCTGAACCTCGGTCTCGTGGACGCACTCGGCACGCGCGACGACGTAGAAGACCGCGTCGCAGAACTGCTCGGCGTCGAATCCGTGTCGGTCGTCGAGTTCACACCCCAGCGCAGACTCGTCGAGCGGTTCAGCCTCAGCGCAGAGCGTATCGCCTACGCGGCGGGGGCAGGTGTCGGTCGCGTCCTCACGCAGGATGGCGAACAGGGCGAGATGAACATCCGGCTGTAG
- a CDS encoding DUF373 family protein — protein sequence MTTLVVCVDRGDVIPQTGIETPVSGWESVASLVTEVGIADPEDSHVNCLLEALRITRDLRDTNEDAVVAVVSGTGDAVNADRAVARQVDQLIDRYDPESAVVVIDSTEDERLVPIIESRVRVDAVDRVVVRQARDLESTYYLLKQFLADEELRQTILVPIGAALLVFPVLLMLAESPTVAIAAITAVIGIFLLYKGLGIDDAISRAASGVRDALYSGQVSIVTYVVAAGLALVGVFAGAIGVSSLEATDAVFILAMQFIFDSVPWLAMAALTASTGRLIDESIREDAIRSSYMNLPFGVVAVGLVVRGFSAYFLERAGIIGQFTVPDLQFGAVSVSGFTLSTGTRLAVFVIGGVLISLIGVRLTSYVTGGSLRDELPE from the coding sequence GTGACAACGCTGGTCGTCTGTGTCGACCGCGGCGACGTCATCCCGCAGACTGGAATCGAAACGCCAGTCTCGGGGTGGGAGTCCGTCGCGTCGCTGGTCACCGAAGTGGGAATCGCAGACCCCGAGGACAGCCATGTGAACTGTCTGCTCGAAGCCCTGCGAATCACCCGCGACCTACGTGATACGAACGAAGACGCCGTCGTCGCCGTCGTCTCCGGAACCGGTGACGCCGTCAACGCAGACCGTGCCGTCGCCCGACAGGTCGACCAGCTCATCGACCGTTACGACCCCGAATCCGCCGTCGTCGTCATCGACAGCACCGAGGACGAACGCCTCGTCCCTATCATCGAGAGTCGGGTACGCGTCGACGCCGTAGACCGCGTCGTGGTCCGGCAAGCCCGCGACCTCGAATCGACCTACTACCTGCTCAAACAGTTCCTCGCGGACGAAGAACTGCGCCAGACCATCCTCGTCCCCATCGGGGCGGCCCTGCTCGTCTTCCCGGTTCTCCTGATGCTCGCAGAGAGTCCGACCGTCGCCATCGCGGCCATCACGGCGGTCATCGGCATCTTCCTGCTCTACAAGGGGCTGGGCATCGACGACGCCATCTCCCGGGCGGCGAGCGGCGTCCGCGACGCGCTCTACTCGGGGCAGGTGTCCATCGTGACGTACGTCGTGGCCGCCGGTCTCGCGCTCGTCGGCGTGTTCGCGGGCGCAATCGGCGTCTCCAGCCTCGAAGCGACCGACGCCGTCTTCATCCTCGCGATGCAGTTCATCTTCGACAGCGTGCCGTGGCTCGCGATGGCCGCGCTCACCGCGAGTACGGGGCGACTCATCGACGAATCCATCCGCGAAGACGCGATTCGGTCGTCGTACATGAACCTCCCGTTCGGCGTGGTCGCCGTTGGCCTCGTCGTGCGGGGCTTTTCGGCCTACTTCCTCGAACGCGCCGGCATCATCGGCCAGTTCACCGTCCCGGACCTCCAGTTCGGCGCGGTTTCGGTCTCCGGGTTCACGCTCTCTACGGGGACGCGCCTCGCCGTGTTCGTCATCGGCGGCGTCCTAATCAGCCTCATCGGCGTCCGCCTCACCTCCTACGTGACCGGCGGCAGCCTCCGGGACGAACTGCCCGAATAA
- a CDS encoding diphthine--ammonia ligase gives MADDAAGTWVSLFSGGKDSSWALYRALEEGLPVSHLLTVHPEGDSYMYHVPATDLATLAAESIDIPLIDVHPGHLGAESATESGEQGDAEVEPLEAALRELMETESIAGVTAGAIQSEYQTSRIQAMCDRLGIDLFAPLWQRDTDELAAEMLAAGFEITIIQVAAYGLDESWLGRTLDEDALAELRELNDEYGVHILGEGGEFETFVVDGPHMDRRIALEYETEWEGTRGRLRITDATLEPSAVENQ, from the coding sequence ATGGCAGACGACGCAGCCGGCACGTGGGTCAGCCTCTTCTCGGGCGGGAAGGATTCCTCGTGGGCGCTCTACCGGGCGCTCGAAGAGGGACTCCCCGTCTCCCATCTCCTCACGGTCCACCCCGAGGGAGATTCCTACATGTACCACGTCCCAGCGACGGACCTCGCCACCCTCGCCGCAGAGAGCATCGACATTCCACTCATCGACGTGCATCCGGGCCACCTTGGCGCAGAATCGGCCACCGAGTCGGGCGAGCAGGGCGACGCGGAGGTCGAACCGCTCGAGGCGGCGCTGCGCGAACTCATGGAAACCGAATCCATCGCGGGCGTAACCGCCGGAGCGATTCAATCTGAGTATCAGACGAGTCGCATTCAGGCGATGTGCGACCGCCTCGGCATCGACCTGTTCGCGCCGCTGTGGCAGCGCGACACCGACGAACTCGCGGCCGAAATGCTGGCTGCTGGCTTCGAAATCACAATCATCCAGGTCGCCGCCTACGGCTTAGACGAATCGTGGCTTGGTCGCACCCTCGACGAAGACGCGCTCGCCGAACTGCGCGAACTCAACGACGAGTACGGCGTCCACATCCTCGGAGAAGGCGGCGAGTTCGAGACGTTCGTCGTAGATGGGCCGCACATGGACCGACGCATCGCACTCGAATACGAGACCGAGTGGGAGGGCACACGGGGCCGCCTTCGGATCACGGACGCGACGCTCGAACCGAGTGCTGTGGAAAATCAGTGA
- a CDS encoding NDP-sugar synthase, which produces MQAVVLAGGYATRLWPITKHRPKMFLPVGEETVIDRIFDQLEADDRIEHVYVSTNERFAEDFEQHLDESTYEKPRLSVEETTEEDEKFGVIGALAQLVEREGIDDDLLVIAGDNLISFQVSEFIDFFDEKRNPVLAAYDVGSLDRAKSYGLVDIDGDVIVDFQEKPDNPKSTLVSIACYAFPQDALLFEEYLNGGNNPDEPGWFIQWLFSRQEVNAYTFEGAWYDIGTPESYLEAIAWSLGGENIVADSASLDNVTLGENVLIMEGATLENVNVDQSVIFPNATIENCDLRECIIDEETHVANVDLAGALIGAHTHLTNGH; this is translated from the coding sequence ATGCAAGCAGTCGTTCTGGCGGGTGGCTATGCGACGCGTCTCTGGCCGATTACCAAACATCGGCCCAAGATGTTTCTCCCGGTCGGCGAAGAGACGGTTATCGACCGGATATTCGACCAACTCGAAGCCGACGACCGCATCGAGCACGTCTACGTGAGCACGAACGAGCGGTTCGCGGAGGACTTCGAGCAGCACTTAGACGAAAGTACGTACGAAAAACCGCGTCTCTCCGTCGAGGAAACCACCGAGGAAGACGAGAAGTTCGGCGTCATCGGCGCGCTCGCCCAACTGGTAGAGCGCGAGGGCATCGACGACGACCTGCTCGTTATCGCGGGAGACAACCTCATCTCCTTCCAGGTCAGCGAGTTCATCGACTTCTTCGACGAGAAGCGAAATCCGGTGCTCGCCGCCTACGACGTGGGGTCGCTCGACCGCGCGAAATCCTACGGCCTCGTGGACATAGACGGCGACGTCATCGTGGACTTCCAGGAGAAGCCGGACAACCCAAAGAGCACCCTCGTCTCCATCGCCTGCTACGCCTTCCCGCAGGACGCATTGCTGTTCGAGGAGTACCTAAACGGCGGCAACAACCCCGACGAACCCGGCTGGTTCATCCAGTGGCTGTTCAGCCGGCAGGAGGTAAACGCCTACACCTTCGAGGGCGCGTGGTACGACATCGGGACGCCAGAAAGCTACCTCGAAGCCATCGCGTGGTCACTCGGTGGCGAGAACATCGTGGCCGACTCGGCGTCGCTCGACAACGTCACGCTCGGCGAGAACGTCCTCATCATGGAGGGGGCGACCCTCGAAAACGTGAATGTAGACCAGTCGGTCATTTTCCCGAACGCGACCATCGAGAACTGCGACCTCCGAGAGTGCATCATCGACGAGGAAACCCACGTCGCGAACGTGGACCTCGCCGGCGCGCTCATCGGCGCACACACGCACCTGACGAACGGTCACTGA
- a CDS encoding transcriptional regulator: MREAEQTTRQRIAEYLREETATASELAVALDLTPHAVVSHIEHVAKTLDGTGEQLLVAPPTCRECGFDRFDDPVNLPSRCPECKSESLDQPAFRVEAT, translated from the coding sequence ATGCGCGAAGCAGAGCAGACGACTCGACAGCGCATCGCCGAGTATCTTCGTGAGGAAACCGCGACCGCGAGCGAACTCGCCGTCGCGCTCGACCTCACTCCCCACGCCGTCGTCTCCCACATCGAACACGTCGCCAAAACGCTCGACGGCACCGGCGAGCAACTGCTCGTCGCCCCGCCGACGTGCAGAGAGTGTGGGTTCGACCGGTTCGACGACCCGGTAAACCTGCCCTCGCGGTGTCCAGAGTGCAAAAGCGAGAGCCTCGACCAACCCGCCTTCCGCGTCGAGGCGACCTAA
- a CDS encoding Rieske 2Fe-2S domain-containing protein produces MDEDSRIASLDEIPTDSTLLFTVREGFDKVEVICIELADGVAAWRNYCQHWTDVRLDKGSGAYVRNGEIVCEKHGAYFEGDTGRCTLGPCEGAFLNEVEVAVEDGVVYLTDDRYEFEHLGPSGAYDLSSGGRIDFTGN; encoded by the coding sequence ATGGACGAGGATAGTCGCATCGCGTCGCTCGACGAGATTCCGACGGACAGCACCCTCCTGTTCACCGTCCGCGAGGGCTTCGACAAAGTCGAAGTGATTTGCATCGAACTGGCCGACGGCGTGGCCGCGTGGCGAAACTACTGCCAGCACTGGACGGACGTGCGCCTCGACAAGGGCAGCGGCGCGTACGTCAGAAACGGAGAAATCGTCTGCGAGAAACACGGCGCATATTTCGAAGGCGACACAGGGCGCTGCACCCTCGGTCCCTGCGAGGGCGCGTTCCTGAACGAAGTCGAGGTGGCCGTCGAGGACGGCGTAGTGTACCTCACCGACGACCGCTACGAGTTCGAACACCTCGGGCCGTCGGGAGCGTACGACCTCTCCTCGGGCGGGCGCATCGACTTCACCGGAAATTAG
- a CDS encoding aminotransferase class IV, producing MYFHVNGELVPEAEATVSVRDRGFMYGDAAFETLRAYGGSVFEWPAHAARLRRTCETLSLDHGLTDDDLLTRIQETLDANDLEDAYVKLSISRGVQPGKLTPAPEVDPTVVVIVKELPRGGTAGTPVWDRPAVVQTVKTRRIPNEAVPADAKTHNYLNGILARLELSKAASDTYQADEALIRDADGNIAEGATSNVFFVVDNALRTPTTTGPVLPGVTRDIVLKLAREEGIPVEEGTYTPDQLRRADEAFLTNTTWELRPVESVDGIQVGGGPVTDLLSLVFKEYVEERNYQG from the coding sequence ATGTATTTCCACGTAAACGGCGAACTCGTTCCGGAAGCGGAGGCAACTGTCTCGGTGCGCGACCGGGGATTCATGTACGGCGACGCCGCCTTCGAAACACTCAGAGCCTACGGCGGGAGCGTCTTCGAGTGGCCGGCCCACGCCGCCCGCCTGCGTCGCACCTGCGAGACGCTCTCGCTCGACCACGGGCTTACGGACGACGACCTGCTCACCCGCATTCAGGAGACGCTCGACGCGAACGACCTCGAAGACGCCTACGTCAAACTCTCCATCTCGCGGGGCGTCCAACCGGGAAAACTGACGCCCGCGCCCGAAGTTGACCCGACGGTGGTCGTCATCGTGAAGGAACTCCCCCGCGGCGGGACGGCGGGAACCCCGGTCTGGGACCGCCCGGCGGTCGTCCAGACGGTGAAGACCCGGCGGATTCCAAACGAGGCGGTTCCGGCGGACGCGAAGACGCACAACTACCTGAACGGAATTCTCGCCCGCCTCGAACTCAGCAAGGCGGCCTCTGACACCTACCAGGCCGACGAGGCGCTCATCCGCGACGCCGACGGAAACATCGCCGAGGGCGCGACGAGCAACGTCTTCTTCGTCGTCGACAACGCCCTCCGCACGCCGACGACGACCGGCCCGGTACTCCCCGGCGTGACCCGCGACATTGTACTCAAACTCGCCCGCGAGGAGGGAATCCCCGTCGAAGAGGGAACCTATACCCCCGACCAGCTTCGCCGCGCGGACGAGGCGTTCCTCACGAACACGACGTGGGAACTGCGCCCCGTCGAATCGGTAGACGGGATTCAGGTCGGCGGCGGTCCGGTCACCGACCTCCTCTCGCTCGTGTTCAAGGAGTACGTCGAAGAGCGCAATTACCAGGGCTGA
- a CDS encoding aminodeoxychorismate/anthranilate synthase component II has translation MILVIDNYDSFAYNLVQFVGEFHPDILVRRNDALSVADVRELDPDGIVVSPGPGTPEEAGISMAIFADLDYPTLGVCLGHQALCAANGAPVGHAPAVIHGKSSQMVHDGEGIYRGLPNPLKVGRYHSLAVRREDLPETLIETAYTEDEHGVVMGVRHREKPHEGVQFHPESILTDAGKQLIENFVNQCIST, from the coding sequence GTGATACTCGTCATCGACAACTACGATTCGTTCGCCTACAACCTCGTTCAGTTCGTGGGCGAGTTCCACCCCGACATCCTCGTCCGGCGCAACGACGCCCTCTCTGTCGCCGACGTTCGTGAACTCGACCCGGACGGCATCGTCGTCTCGCCCGGCCCAGGCACGCCCGAGGAAGCGGGCATCTCGATGGCTATCTTCGCGGACCTCGACTATCCGACGCTCGGCGTCTGTCTCGGCCATCAGGCACTCTGTGCGGCCAACGGCGCACCAGTGGGCCACGCCCCGGCGGTCATTCACGGCAAGTCCTCCCAGATGGTCCACGACGGCGAAGGTATCTACCGCGGCCTGCCGAACCCGCTCAAAGTGGGGCGATACCACTCGCTCGCCGTCCGCCGAGAGGACCTCCCCGAAACGCTCATCGAGACGGCGTACACGGAGGACGAACACGGCGTCGTGATGGGGGTTCGCCACCGCGAGAAACCCCACGAAGGCGTCCAGTTTCATCCTGAGAGCATCCTGACCGACGCGGGCAAACAACTCATCGAGAACTTCGTCAACCAATGTATTTCCACGTAA
- the pabB gene encoding aminodeoxychorismate synthase, component I: MTGPTVVTDRASFRGPARDAPPGGRVPVEVQVTVSDPFLAYRRARDGPCGVFLETTGGQSGFGLFAVDPVDHLETHVSGYSAAGSESLTALAERLDRETLVRGDCDVPYPCGAIGWLSYDLARELERLPETTTDDRGLPQLQVGVYDCVASWEEPHEGDVTLRITACPEVGDDIDAAYEAGKARAIDLATAALSGDPAVPSPTSTAGPVTFESDCDRETFAARVRRVKQYIRDGDTFQTNISQRLSAPATVHPVEAYAALRRVNPAPYSGLMEFPGVDLVSASPELLLSVDGRRATTEPIAGTRPRGETEEEDVRLEADLLGDEKERAEHAMLVDLERNDLGKVCEYGTVEVSEYRRVDRYSAVMHLVSLVRGTLREDVTVADAVAAVFPGGTITGAPKPRTMEIIDEVETTRRGPYTGSMGVFGFDGRATLNIIIRTLVRHADRYYLRVGAGIVHDSVPDAEYDETLDKGRALIAALDEALGAQGDMEVEE; the protein is encoded by the coding sequence ATGACTGGGCCAACCGTCGTGACCGACAGGGCCTCGTTCCGGGGACCGGCACGCGACGCCCCTCCCGGCGGGCGCGTGCCGGTCGAGGTGCAGGTCACGGTTTCAGACCCGTTTCTCGCCTACCGCCGCGCGCGCGACGGCCCCTGCGGCGTCTTTCTCGAAACGACGGGTGGCCAATCGGGGTTCGGCCTGTTCGCGGTCGACCCGGTGGACCACCTCGAAACGCACGTTTCTGGCTACTCGGCGGCTGGCTCTGAATCACTCACCGCGCTCGCCGAGCGCCTCGACCGCGAGACGCTCGTCCGCGGCGACTGCGACGTCCCCTATCCCTGCGGGGCAATCGGCTGGCTCTCCTACGATCTCGCCCGCGAACTCGAACGCCTCCCCGAGACGACCACGGACGACCGGGGGCTGCCCCAATTACAGGTCGGCGTTTACGACTGTGTGGCCTCGTGGGAGGAACCACACGAGGGCGACGTGACCCTCCGCATTACCGCCTGCCCCGAGGTCGGTGACGACATCGACGCCGCCTACGAGGCGGGCAAAGCGCGGGCGATTGACCTGGCTACTGCCGCGCTCTCGGGTGACCCGGCCGTGCCGTCTCCGACTTCGACGGCCGGGCCGGTCACCTTCGAATCCGACTGCGACCGCGAGACGTTCGCAGCGCGCGTCCGTCGCGTAAAGCAGTACATTCGCGATGGCGACACGTTCCAAACGAACATCTCACAGCGTCTCTCCGCGCCCGCAACCGTTCACCCCGTCGAGGCCTACGCGGCGCTCAGACGGGTGAATCCCGCACCCTACTCAGGGCTCATGGAGTTCCCCGGCGTGGATCTCGTGAGTGCCAGTCCCGAACTGTTGCTCTCGGTCGATGGCCGACGTGCGACGACGGAACCGATTGCCGGGACGCGACCCCGCGGAGAGACGGAGGAAGAAGACGTCCGCCTCGAAGCCGACCTGCTCGGCGACGAAAAGGAGCGCGCAGAACACGCGATGCTCGTCGACTTGGAGCGAAACGACCTCGGGAAAGTGTGCGAGTACGGGACCGTCGAGGTCAGCGAGTACCGACGTGTAGACCGCTACTCTGCCGTGATGCACCTCGTCTCGCTCGTCCGCGGCACGCTTCGCGAGGACGTGACGGTCGCGGACGCGGTGGCCGCCGTCTTCCCCGGCGGGACGATAACCGGCGCACCAAAACCCCGGACAATGGAGATTATCGACGAGGTCGAAACCACCCGCCGTGGACCCTACACCGGGTCGATGGGTGTGTTCGGGTTCGACGGCCGGGCGACGCTCAACATCATCATCCGCACGCTCGTCCGACACGCAGACCGCTACTACCTGCGCGTCGGCGCGGGCATCGTCCACGACTCGGTCCCCGACGCCGAGTACGACGAGACGCTCGACAAGGGGCGGGCGCTCATCGCCGCCTTAGACGAGGCGCTCGGCGCACAGGGTGACATGGAGGTCGAAGAGTGA
- a CDS encoding helix-hairpin-helix domain-containing protein — MGLFDWLKSLLGMNESRPERRGNDGVGVPISDSEEESQASSVSSDTDAAASTESLTDEADETPGATEPAEAVGPADTTTQDATASVEEVEPDAEPDEEADAAATDTEATASTETMTDEADEEVGAAEPAEAVGPVGGDTEEPLTVIKGIGPAYADRLEEVGIGSIADLAAADAKEIGEAIDVSPKRVGRWIERAKHRV, encoded by the coding sequence ATGGGTCTGTTTGACTGGCTGAAATCGTTGCTCGGTATGAACGAGTCGCGCCCCGAACGGCGCGGCAACGACGGTGTTGGGGTTCCTATCTCGGACAGCGAGGAGGAGTCTCAAGCGTCGTCCGTTTCGAGTGACACCGACGCTGCGGCATCTACGGAATCGCTGACTGACGAGGCGGACGAGACGCCCGGCGCTACAGAACCGGCCGAGGCGGTCGGACCCGCCGACACGACGACGCAGGACGCCACCGCGTCCGTAGAGGAAGTGGAGCCTGACGCGGAACCGGACGAGGAAGCCGACGCAGCGGCGACCGACACCGAGGCGACAGCCTCCACGGAAACGATGACCGACGAGGCCGACGAGGAAGTCGGCGCGGCAGAACCAGCGGAGGCCGTCGGTCCCGTGGGTGGAGATACGGAGGAACCCCTCACCGTCATCAAGGGCATCGGCCCGGCCTACGCAGACCGTCTCGAAGAGGTCGGTATCGGCTCGATTGCGGACCTCGCGGCCGCGGATGCGAAGGAAATCGGCGAGGCAATCGACGTGTCACCAAAGCGCGTCGGCCGCTGGATCGAGCGCGCCAAACACCGCGTATAG